Proteins co-encoded in one Halobacteriovoraceae bacterium genomic window:
- a CDS encoding efflux RND transporter permease subunit, giving the protein MKGIINYFIERSLLVNLLTFIILVVGIFSIFSLQKETFPAVEFDVILITTTYKGSSSEDVEKLVSIPIERVLKGTSGIKRLNVLSAEGRSIVYIEVDPDFKLDDVLEDTKNAIDTITDLPDDVDAPIVTSLTNKQKGVLNIALVGEDYLKIRSVAKALRDKIEEYKKVAIVQMEGYNKDEISVEVDPDKLNQYQLTMGEVAKSISDRNLNLSSGNIKTKNEEIMVRVISEFVTVKDIEEVVIRSNDSGQKVKVLDVAKVTRKPEEGDFRYRAMGKNSIFLNVKINETADIIKSTEHIKGIVKEQFLDPRNNGVKYNFADDLSYYVKRRLNILKDNGLIGIVLVFSCLLLFLNFRTSLVTSLGAPVAFMVSFICMDFLGVSLNLISMFGLILVLGMLVDDSIIVAEQFYQKLEHGMNPKKAAKEAALETVRPVLATVLTTMVAFGSLFFMGGIMGKFLWSVPAVVIICLSASFFECFFILPSHLADFCHLSVKHQGRRWYDKISLIYELLLKKILKHPYIMITCFFITFIISAIVGKSMNFELFPGDDVRIVFVQIKGPVGNSLDVTDMKMRELESIVIEDLKKEEFEQVTTRLGMLRGEHGNKTGTHYASMTLYLTPPDERLRSTDKIIDDLTKKIEPIIGKYILSVKKVQGGPPKGRPVAIDLKSTRIEDLQKASKNLLEKLKKEEGITTAEIDFEEGKQQIVINVDDEEAKRLGLDTKSIALELRRALAGDPITEIRESDEDIDITLSFNEKSKENLDFIDKIFILNSKGMRIPINKVIKKTSNPGAFVIRRYDYKRVFTIYADIDKRKTTPLKIEQTFKDEVKKEVQNFNEMTFSFGGENEDTKESMSGLRKSAIIAILAIFFILVAIFTSLGQPLVIMSTIPLGMIGVVFTFKIMGIALGFMAFMGIVGLIGVVVNDSIVLVNSINIQREKIKDLKGAIRTAARSRFRPIILTTVTTVAGLLPIAHSPGGDPFLKPMAVSFAYGLLFATGVTLIFIPCAYYAYVKITEFSAKILKKIISIRI; this is encoded by the coding sequence ATGAAAGGAATAATAAATTATTTTATTGAACGGTCACTTCTTGTAAATCTTCTAACTTTTATCATTTTAGTGGTTGGGATTTTTTCAATTTTTTCACTCCAGAAAGAAACTTTTCCTGCAGTTGAGTTTGATGTCATCTTAATCACCACCACTTATAAAGGATCTTCTTCTGAAGACGTAGAAAAATTAGTTTCAATTCCAATTGAAAGAGTACTTAAAGGAACAAGCGGAATCAAGCGGTTGAATGTCTTATCCGCAGAAGGAAGATCTATTGTTTACATTGAAGTTGATCCAGATTTCAAACTTGATGATGTCCTTGAAGATACAAAAAATGCTATTGATACAATTACGGATTTACCAGACGATGTAGATGCTCCGATTGTCACGAGTTTAACAAATAAACAAAAGGGGGTACTAAATATCGCTCTAGTTGGTGAAGATTATTTAAAAATTCGCTCTGTTGCAAAAGCGTTAAGAGATAAAATTGAAGAATATAAAAAGGTCGCTATCGTCCAGATGGAAGGTTATAACAAAGATGAAATATCAGTAGAGGTAGATCCAGATAAGCTAAATCAGTATCAACTAACAATGGGAGAAGTAGCGAAATCGATATCAGATCGAAATCTCAATCTTTCTTCAGGAAATATAAAGACAAAAAATGAAGAAATAATGGTTAGAGTTATCTCTGAATTTGTCACCGTCAAGGATATTGAAGAAGTTGTTATTCGTTCAAATGATTCAGGTCAAAAGGTTAAAGTTTTAGATGTTGCTAAGGTTACTCGAAAACCTGAAGAAGGTGATTTTCGATATCGGGCAATGGGTAAGAACTCTATATTTTTAAATGTAAAAATTAATGAAACTGCAGATATTATAAAAAGTACTGAACATATCAAAGGAATTGTAAAAGAACAGTTTCTTGATCCAAGAAACAATGGAGTGAAATATAATTTTGCTGATGACCTTTCATATTATGTAAAAAGACGACTAAACATTTTGAAAGACAATGGTCTTATTGGTATCGTGCTAGTTTTTTCTTGTTTATTACTTTTTTTAAATTTTAGAACATCTTTGGTGACTTCACTCGGAGCACCTGTCGCTTTTATGGTTTCTTTTATCTGTATGGATTTTCTAGGAGTCTCATTAAATCTTATTTCTATGTTTGGGCTGATTCTTGTTTTAGGGATGCTCGTAGATGATTCAATTATAGTTGCGGAACAATTTTATCAGAAACTGGAACATGGGATGAACCCCAAAAAAGCTGCCAAGGAGGCCGCACTTGAAACGGTCAGGCCTGTTTTAGCAACGGTACTTACAACAATGGTCGCTTTTGGATCACTTTTCTTTATGGGAGGGATTATGGGAAAGTTTCTCTGGTCTGTTCCAGCTGTGGTCATTATATGTTTATCAGCATCTTTTTTTGAATGTTTTTTTATTTTACCATCACATTTAGCAGATTTTTGTCATCTCAGTGTTAAACATCAGGGTCGTAGATGGTATGATAAAATTTCTCTAATATATGAGTTATTATTGAAAAAAATTCTTAAACATCCCTACATTATGATAACTTGTTTTTTTATAACGTTCATAATTTCTGCAATTGTTGGAAAGTCTATGAATTTTGAATTGTTTCCTGGAGATGATGTTCGCATTGTTTTCGTTCAAATTAAAGGTCCTGTAGGAAATTCTCTAGATGTGACTGATATGAAAATGAGAGAACTCGAAAGTATCGTCATTGAAGATTTAAAAAAGGAAGAATTCGAACAAGTCACAACAAGGCTTGGAATGTTAAGGGGAGAACATGGTAATAAAACCGGAACACATTACGCTTCAATGACTTTATATCTTACTCCACCCGATGAACGATTGCGTTCAACAGATAAAATTATTGATGATTTAACAAAAAAAATTGAACCGATCATAGGAAAATATATTCTTTCAGTAAAAAAGGTTCAAGGTGGCCCTCCAAAAGGTAGACCTGTTGCAATTGATCTGAAATCTACCAGAATTGAAGATTTACAAAAGGCCAGCAAAAATTTATTAGAAAAACTCAAAAAAGAAGAGGGAATTACGACTGCTGAAATTGATTTTGAGGAAGGTAAGCAACAAATTGTCATAAATGTTGATGACGAAGAAGCAAAGAGACTAGGTCTTGATACAAAATCTATTGCATTAGAGTTAAGAAGGGCCTTGGCCGGTGATCCGATAACTGAAATCAGAGAGTCAGATGAAGATATTGATATCACACTTTCTTTCAATGAAAAATCAAAAGAAAATTTAGATTTTATTGATAAGATCTTCATTTTGAATTCAAAAGGGATGAGAATTCCAATTAATAAAGTCATCAAGAAAACTTCAAACCCTGGTGCTTTTGTCATACGACGTTATGATTATAAAAGAGTTTTTACAATATATGCAGATATTGATAAGCGAAAAACAACACCTCTAAAAATTGAACAAACTTTCAAAGATGAAGTAAAAAAAGAAGTTCAAAATTTTAATGAAATGACTTTTTCATTTGGTGGTGAGAATGAAGATACCAAAGAGTCAATGTCGGGCCTAAGAAAGTCTGCAATCATTGCAATACTTGCAATCTTTTTTATCTTAGTTGCCATTTTTACTTCCCTTGGTCAACCACTGGTCATTATGTCAACTATACCCTTAGGAATGATTGGAGTCGTTTTTACTTTTAAAATAATGGGGATAGCTTTAGGATTTATGGCATTTATGGGAATTGTAGGACTAATAGGAGTCGTCGTAAATGATTCAATTGTTCTCGTTAATTCTATTAATATTCAACGTGAAAAAATAAAGGATCTCAAAGGGGCCATTCGTACAGCAGCTAGAAGTCGTTTTAGGCCTATTATTTTGACAACCGTTACAACAGTTGCTGGATTATTGCCAATTGCTCACTCTCCAGGAGGTGATCCCTTTTTAAAACCAATGGCCGTTAGTTTTGCTTATGGATTATTATTTGCAACAGGTGTTACCTTAATATTTATTCCTTGTGCCTATTATGCTTATGTTAAGATAACAGAGTTTTCTGCAAAAATTTTGAAAAAAATAATTTCAATTCGAATTTAA
- a CDS encoding TolC family protein yields the protein MSKLKWMVFSLCAINSYKCFCQNFEKLLSIYIEQSIDLARAKTQVDSSKLDLLAKEGENKLSLSASSTYLDDSSSNSPSTSSFFPTNIESLSQVISLNKSFAWGGTLSFQNEYNYSDSVSTYSGATSSKEFKQGLVYTQDLGANFFGKKYEIDLESKVIGVETQKKNLSYLKEVQAGKLFTYYLKVILNQAKSDLAIQALTRSQARLNLIGKRLKDGLSEKVDYIQSEMAYQGKKEALINAQMNYQSSLKDLSELLERNVEEAQISQYKILETVKFDNLNNQTNGHSKEIDLKKYQLASSENYLKSVKRTKIPSILLKSSWVNNNFANSFGDAFTDGLLGGENREIGISLSFTWNIDDRLTESAIAKAGIEKGLKEYEIRTIEKQLEIRKEKLIDESISLNNTLISVRKRIDLAKSLLEQNNRRYNLGRTDLDTVIRSEEELINSQKTFYELLTNQFLIQSSFYMLSGEFDAFVKKYQI from the coding sequence GTGTCTAAGTTGAAGTGGATGGTTTTTTCTCTTTGCGCAATTAATTCATACAAATGTTTTTGTCAAAATTTTGAAAAGCTCTTATCAATTTATATTGAGCAATCAATCGATTTAGCTAGAGCTAAAACCCAAGTTGATAGCTCCAAATTAGATCTATTAGCAAAAGAGGGGGAGAACAAATTAAGTTTGAGTGCAAGTAGTACTTATTTAGATGACTCATCTTCAAATTCGCCCTCAACAAGCAGTTTTTTTCCAACAAATATAGAGTCTCTCTCGCAGGTAATTTCATTAAATAAAAGTTTTGCGTGGGGAGGAACACTATCTTTTCAAAACGAATATAATTATTCAGATTCAGTTTCTACATATAGTGGAGCAACAAGCTCTAAAGAATTTAAACAAGGTTTAGTTTACACTCAAGATTTGGGAGCTAACTTTTTTGGAAAAAAATATGAAATAGATCTAGAAAGTAAAGTAATTGGAGTTGAAACACAGAAGAAAAATTTAAGTTATTTAAAAGAAGTACAGGCCGGTAAACTTTTTACCTATTATTTGAAAGTAATATTAAATCAGGCTAAAAGTGATCTTGCAATCCAAGCACTGACACGTTCGCAGGCCAGACTAAATTTAATTGGAAAGAGATTAAAAGATGGACTTAGTGAAAAAGTTGATTACATTCAGTCAGAGATGGCATACCAGGGTAAAAAAGAAGCATTAATAAATGCTCAAATGAATTATCAATCATCCTTAAAAGATTTATCTGAGCTGTTAGAAAGAAATGTTGAAGAGGCCCAGATTTCTCAATACAAAATATTGGAAACAGTTAAGTTTGATAATCTCAATAATCAAACAAATGGACATTCTAAAGAAATTGATCTGAAAAAGTATCAATTAGCTTCATCTGAAAATTATCTTAAATCAGTTAAACGAACAAAAATACCTTCAATTCTTTTAAAAAGTTCCTGGGTTAATAATAATTTTGCAAATAGTTTTGGAGATGCATTTACTGATGGCCTTTTAGGAGGCGAAAACAGAGAAATTGGCATCTCTTTGAGTTTTACATGGAATATTGATGATCGATTAACTGAGTCGGCCATTGCAAAAGCTGGAATAGAAAAGGGACTAAAGGAATATGAAATTCGTACGATTGAAAAACAATTAGAAATTCGTAAAGAAAAATTGATAGATGAATCTATATCTTTGAATAATACATTGATTAGCGTTAGAAAAAGAATAGATTTAGCAAAATCATTACTTGAACAAAATAATCGAAGGTACAATCTTGGCAGAACTGATCTTGATACTGTTATACGTTCAGAAGAAGAATTAATCAATTCTCAAAAGACTTTTTATGAACTCCTGACAAATCAGTTTCTCATCCAATCATCTTTTTACATGCTGAGTGGAGAATTTGATGCTTTTGTAAAAAAGTATCAAATATAG
- a CDS encoding FHA domain-containing protein: MENTLEKQGSLFQFRNPKNNQLFFVRKNRMLVGRTEACEIVLNDLSVTAIHCVVEVSSAQAKVYDLNSRTGTFVNSKRIISETLKQGDILKVGNVELIFEKSLKNIRNENLPLEMLTDIPQIIPPTFDDSTLDITLPVEAPLFEEIIPRIEYPLAKDPKADFTEYIFEDVEHLYPIFKYNHNKTSVEVIILFQDRIFSIDYLPDVKNTYKLVGVNPGKDQIVYPYLGKEEKVDFITINKSILVHPLYGYDLNIISDNESKKKQINSNNTIELQNDDIFQFSKDQIQIFVRNTEKPPKVAVAPYFRRDRRFRFFLFIMLLVLSLFTGIVMNYEIDQEEEKDKAPKRIATILYREKLTVKKSPAISSTKNKPKDVIQKSPKQTVTKEVKKDTQQTNKKVENEKNEPIGTKTSKSTDIPKKANPKQGKDNKLTKVIPNQSTKSKSSSSSAKSNSKNRGVNRGHVDTYKSKNFTSALSSMLSKGGLGQGSALNNSGSDGFESGTFSNEPTATRPTKAAVSQHVGDLSGATDGKLDTTQGTEGIVSKKVNYVAGIPNKTVVLGGMDPDLIWKELVARADLFTRCYQRALSSGTQKFDGIVSFNFTIGASGHVSRAAIKSETGSIPSEVKMCTINIIRGIKFPEPPGGGIVEVNQPFNYNATLLR; this comes from the coding sequence GTGGAAAATACATTAGAGAAGCAAGGAAGCTTATTTCAATTCAGAAACCCAAAAAATAATCAATTATTTTTTGTGAGAAAAAATCGTATGCTTGTTGGAAGAACTGAAGCGTGTGAAATTGTTCTAAATGATCTTTCAGTGACCGCAATTCATTGTGTTGTTGAAGTTTCTTCGGCTCAAGCAAAAGTATACGATTTAAATAGTCGAACGGGAACCTTTGTAAATTCAAAACGTATTATTTCTGAAACGTTGAAACAAGGAGATATTCTCAAAGTAGGTAATGTTGAACTCATCTTTGAAAAATCTCTTAAAAATATTCGAAATGAAAACCTACCTCTTGAAATGCTAACTGATATTCCTCAAATTATTCCACCTACTTTTGATGATTCAACTCTTGATATCACTCTACCAGTAGAGGCGCCTTTATTCGAAGAAATTATACCTAGGATTGAATATCCTTTGGCAAAAGATCCAAAGGCCGATTTTACTGAATACATATTTGAAGATGTTGAACATCTCTATCCGATATTTAAATATAATCATAATAAAACCTCGGTTGAAGTAATTATTCTCTTCCAAGATAGAATTTTTTCAATCGATTATCTTCCTGATGTAAAAAATACTTATAAACTTGTCGGAGTTAATCCAGGAAAAGATCAGATTGTATATCCTTATCTTGGAAAAGAAGAAAAAGTAGATTTCATTACAATTAATAAAAGTATTTTAGTTCATCCTCTATATGGATATGATTTGAATATTATTTCAGATAATGAAAGTAAGAAAAAACAAATTAATAGTAATAATACTATTGAATTGCAAAATGATGACATATTTCAATTTTCCAAAGATCAAATTCAAATCTTTGTGAGAAATACAGAAAAACCTCCGAAAGTTGCCGTTGCTCCATATTTTAGAAGAGATAGACGATTTCGATTCTTTCTGTTCATCATGCTACTTGTTTTGAGTTTATTTACTGGTATTGTTATGAACTATGAAATTGATCAGGAGGAAGAAAAAGATAAAGCTCCTAAGAGGATTGCAACTATTTTGTATCGTGAAAAATTAACAGTAAAAAAATCTCCTGCAATTTCAAGTACTAAAAATAAACCGAAAGATGTCATTCAAAAATCACCTAAACAAACAGTTACCAAAGAAGTCAAAAAAGATACTCAGCAAACAAATAAAAAAGTTGAGAACGAAAAGAATGAGCCCATAGGGACGAAAACATCAAAATCCACAGATATCCCAAAAAAGGCAAATCCTAAACAAGGAAAAGATAATAAACTAACTAAGGTTATTCCAAATCAAAGTACGAAGTCTAAAAGTTCATCTAGCTCTGCTAAGTCAAATTCAAAAAATAGGGGAGTAAATAGGGGTCATGTGGACACTTACAAGTCTAAAAATTTTACCAGTGCCTTATCTTCGATGCTCTCAAAGGGGGGACTTGGACAGGGATCTGCACTTAATAACTCTGGTTCAGATGGATTTGAGTCCGGAACTTTTTCAAATGAACCAACTGCTACTCGTCCTACTAAGGCTGCAGTCAGTCAACATGTGGGGGATTTAAGTGGAGCTACTGATGGAAAACTTGATACCACCCAAGGCACAGAAGGAATTGTTAGTAAGAAAGTGAACTATGTAGCAGGAATCCCTAATAAAACAGTTGTCCTTGGTGGCATGGATCCTGATTTAATTTGGAAAGAACTAGTTGCAAGAGCTGATCTCTTTACGAGATGCTATCAAAGAGCACTTAGTTCTGGAACCCAAAAGTTCGATGGTATTGTTAGCTTTAATTTTACAATCGGAGCTTCAGGTCATGTTTCAAGAGCTGCAATTAAATCAGAAACGGGCTCAATTCCTTCAGAAGTAAAAATGTGTACCATAAACATTATTCGTGGTATCAAGTTTCCAGAACCTCCAGGTGGTGGAATTGTCGAGGTTAATCAGCCATTCAACTACAATGCAACACTATTGAGGTAG
- a CDS encoding TonB-dependent receptor, with product MSKSFIREFLILYIFFSDTTLANISKEAQQLVDQINEDSLNLSDLLNLEVITATKTTQNLSDTPSTMSVITEEDIEYYGWSTLPEALAHIPELYTRYEGHNWSTDFRGYFTNNNRRQTLYLLNGHKINDRFHFGDFYPDIISDLKNIHRIEVIRGPGAAIYGNWAITGVVNIITKKFDELKSRPSIFEADFVAEDLMPFKKGIDSSFTHKWRLAYRTKFSGNQSFSLNTYWFTGNIDYDAGNNWKSPYGDGNSVKTIKETSQYFSVGHKANFEGGKQIPSFEIDYKYLDLTLSLFNHSKRVNWIPPKDTATFGHPDNDRQWGTSGIVLDWTPSEGVLNNLEFKTRISYNMNTNSEIADYATDVTRVDTGLSLFLDRLRDRVFLSSENSTQQYINGILQNYRSYISTQQSNFSDAVANSKGGGAQFVYYGIDKTFAAEFQLTPYKSSNVHWSIGTNFEKADYENSQYFRYRNGEFIGWAPWGGISDEGWYTGVYTQLLYGVTEFFTISAGLRYDFQKVDKVERQLGGNVRIDSSGNNVELNDKTSDNLTPRISLNYRFSPRNNLRLIYAQAFRSVPPQELIRLDFGLKADSETVKDYEVIYSHQLSNHINFDLNFFYMDSNIAYSWNPSTASFSKIDDGWSVKGASLELKTNYEYFSYWFNTTLMNHTRTANASEDSPEMMLKAGGLYHFNKSSLSFELFHLGSTKQVVSGDQNAGDTGNSNSFRENIVDQTTFTNIVFRHQFSKSYDVTFKINNIFDSQVDYAIPTESQNWDKYTYTKPNSLPGLGRTIYLELSYRN from the coding sequence ATGTCTAAATCTTTTATTAGAGAGTTTTTAATTTTATACATTTTTTTCTCTGATACAACACTGGCCAATATTTCTAAAGAAGCTCAGCAGCTGGTTGATCAAATTAATGAAGATTCACTAAATTTATCAGATCTTTTAAATTTAGAAGTCATCACGGCAACAAAAACAACACAAAATTTATCCGATACTCCATCTACGATGTCTGTTATTACAGAAGAAGATATTGAATATTATGGTTGGTCTACACTTCCTGAAGCATTGGCCCATATACCTGAACTCTATACTAGATATGAAGGACATAACTGGAGTACAGACTTTAGAGGTTATTTCACAAATAACAATCGAAGACAAACTCTATATTTACTTAACGGCCATAAAATCAACGATAGATTTCACTTTGGAGATTTTTATCCAGATATTATTTCTGATTTAAAAAATATCCATCGAATTGAAGTTATTCGAGGCCCTGGAGCAGCTATTTATGGAAATTGGGCCATTACTGGTGTTGTAAATATCATTACAAAAAAATTTGATGAGCTAAAATCAAGGCCTTCTATTTTTGAAGCTGACTTTGTGGCCGAAGATCTTATGCCTTTTAAAAAGGGAATTGATTCTTCTTTTACCCATAAATGGAGACTGGCCTATAGAACTAAATTTTCAGGCAATCAAAGTTTTTCATTAAACACTTATTGGTTTACTGGAAATATAGATTACGATGCCGGAAATAATTGGAAAAGTCCTTATGGAGATGGAAATAGTGTAAAAACAATTAAAGAAACCTCTCAGTATTTTAGTGTAGGCCATAAGGCAAATTTCGAAGGAGGAAAACAAATCCCAAGTTTTGAAATTGATTATAAATATTTGGATCTTACATTAAGTCTTTTCAATCATTCCAAAAGAGTTAATTGGATTCCCCCAAAGGATACAGCAACTTTTGGCCATCCTGATAATGATAGACAATGGGGTACATCTGGCATTGTACTAGACTGGACCCCAAGTGAAGGAGTTTTAAATAATTTAGAATTTAAAACACGAATTTCTTACAATATGAACACAAACAGTGAGATAGCTGATTACGCAACTGATGTAACAAGAGTTGATACAGGACTTTCGTTATTTCTTGATCGTTTAAGAGATAGAGTATTTTTATCATCTGAAAACAGTACTCAACAATATATCAATGGAATACTCCAAAACTATAGGAGCTATATTTCGACTCAACAAAGTAATTTTTCGGATGCTGTTGCAAATTCAAAAGGCGGAGGAGCTCAATTTGTTTATTACGGCATAGACAAAACTTTTGCGGCAGAGTTTCAATTGACCCCTTATAAATCGAGCAATGTCCATTGGTCTATTGGAACCAATTTTGAAAAAGCTGATTATGAGAATAGTCAGTATTTTCGTTATCGAAATGGTGAATTTATTGGTTGGGCCCCATGGGGTGGTATTTCAGATGAAGGTTGGTATACAGGTGTTTATACTCAATTACTTTATGGGGTAACTGAGTTTTTTACCATTTCTGCAGGTTTAAGATATGATTTTCAAAAAGTCGATAAGGTAGAAAGACAACTTGGAGGAAATGTAAGAATAGATTCAAGTGGAAATAATGTGGAGCTGAATGATAAAACTTCTGATAACCTCACTCCAAGAATTTCATTAAACTATAGATTTAGTCCTAGAAATAATTTGAGACTTATCTACGCACAGGCATTTAGATCAGTTCCACCTCAGGAACTTATCCGTCTAGACTTTGGATTGAAAGCAGATTCTGAAACAGTAAAGGACTATGAAGTTATCTACTCTCATCAGCTTTCAAATCATATTAATTTTGATTTAAATTTCTTTTATATGGATAGCAATATTGCATACAGCTGGAATCCTTCTACAGCAAGTTTTAGTAAAATTGACGATGGATGGTCAGTAAAAGGTGCATCGCTTGAATTAAAAACGAACTATGAGTATTTTAGTTATTGGTTTAATACTACTTTAATGAATCATACCAGAACGGCCAATGCTTCAGAAGATTCACCAGAGATGATGTTAAAAGCTGGAGGTCTATATCATTTTAATAAATCATCTTTATCTTTTGAACTTTTTCATCTTGGATCTACAAAACAAGTTGTAAGTGGAGATCAAAACGCAGGAGATACAGGAAATTCAAATAGTTTTAGAGAAAATATTGTCGATCAAACTACCTTTACAAATATCGTTTTTAGGCATCAGTTTTCAAAATCTTATGATGTAACGTTTAAAATTAATAATATATTTGATAGTCAGGTCGACTATGCAATCCCAACCGAAAGTCAAAATTGGGATAAATATACATATACAAAACCCAATTCTCTACCAGGTCTAGGACGCACTATTTATCTAGAATTATCCTATAGAAATTAA